A DNA window from Pseudorasbora parva isolate DD20220531a chromosome 5, ASM2467924v1, whole genome shotgun sequence contains the following coding sequences:
- the LOC137075466 gene encoding 10 kDa heat shock protein, mitochondrial isoform X2, translating to MQAFRKFLPMFDRVLVERLAAETVSRGGIMIPEKSQAKVQQATVVAVGPGSTRNDGKVTPVCVKVGDKVLLPEYGGTKVVLEDKDYFLFRDGDILGKYED from the exons ATG CAGGCTTTCCGGAAATTCCTTCCCATGTTCGACCGTGTGTTAGTGGAGCGGCTTGCTGCAGAGACCGTTTCAAGAGGAGGCATCATGATTCCAGAAAAGTCTCAAGCTAAAGTGCAACAGGCTACAGTGGTAGCAGTGGGTCCAGGATCCACCAGGAAT GACGGGAAAGTAACGCCTGTCTGTGTCAAAGTTGGGGATAAAGTTTTGCTGCCTGAGTACGGAGGAACTAAAGTTGTACTTGAGGATAAG GACTACTTCCTTTTCCGGGATGGAGATATCCTTGGCAAATATGAAGACTGA